One stretch of Eupeodes corollae chromosome 2, idEupCoro1.1, whole genome shotgun sequence DNA includes these proteins:
- the LOC129948593 gene encoding serine/threonine-protein phosphatase 6 catalytic subunit, whose protein sequence is MAELDKWIEIVKDCKYLPENDLKQLCNIVCEILLEESNIQPVSTPVTVCGDIHGQFYDLEELFRTGGQVPDTNYVFMGDFVDRGYYSLETLTRLLTLKARYPDRITLLRGNHESRQITRVYGFYDECFSKYGNANAWKYCCKVFDLLTIAALIDENILCVHGGLSPEIITLDQIRTIDRNEEIPYKGAFCDLVWSDPEDMDFWDQSPRGAGWLFGSLVTKDFMNINNLDLICRAHQLVHEGIKYMFDEKLVTVWSAPNYCYRCGNVASILRFETSKQRQASIFNAVPETDRVIPQQNTTPYFL, encoded by the exons ATGGCCGAACTTGACAAGTGGattgaaattgttaaagatTGTAAATATCTTCCGGAAAACGATTTAAAACAACTCTGTAATATAGTTTGTGAAATTTTGCTCGAAGAATCAAATATACAGCCTGTCAGCACTCCAGTCACAGTTTGTGGCGATATCCATGGCCAG TTTTATGATTTGGAAGAGCTCTTTCGGACCGGTGGACAGGTTCCTGATACAAACTATGTTTTCATGGGAGATTTTGTGGATCGTGGTTATTACAGCTTGGAAACACTCACTAGATTGCTAACACTTAAG gcCCGCTATCCGGATCGGATCACTCTTCTGCGTGGAAACCATGAATCCCGTCAGATAACTCGAGTCTATGGATTCTATGATGAGTGTTTTAGCAAATATGGCAATGCAAATGCATGGAAGTATTGCTGTAAGGTCTTTGATCTGTTGACTATTGCTGCT CTCATAGATGAAAATATTCTTTGTGTTCATGGAGGCCTTAGTCCGGAAATAATCACACTCGACCAAATTCGGACAATTGATCGGAACGAAGAGATTCCATATAAAGGAGCGTTTTGTGATCTAGTCTGGTCTGATCCAGAAGACATGGATTTTTG GGATCAAAGCCCACGTGGAGCTGGTTGGCTTTTTGGTTCATTAGTTACCAAAGACTTTATGAACATCAACAATTTAGATTTGATATGTCGAGCTCATCAACTTGTGCACGAAggaataaaatatatgtttgaTGAGAAACTAGTGACTGTTTGGTCAGCGCCTAATTATTGTTACAGATGTGGCAATGTAGCTTCGATATTACGTTTTGAAACGTCCAAACAACGCCAAGCAAGTATTTTTAATGCAGTGCCAGAGACAGATCGGGTCATACCACAGCAAAATACAACACCAtactttctttaa